From Candidatus Syntrophoarchaeum caldarius, the proteins below share one genomic window:
- a CDS encoding multidrug ABC transporter ATP-binding protein produces MESAISITKLSKIFGNIRALDALDLEIASGDSFALLGPNGAGKTTLVKIISTIMRPTSGEVIVDGYRVLDEKEKVRERLGLISHQTFLYDDLSAEENLIFFKNLYHLDNGGKRVEEVLKMVKLFPRRSDEVRTFSRGMKQRLSIARALLHDPPILILDEPTSGLDIAGKKDFYTMIEQFKSEGRTIVITTHDINEAKLIADSIGVIMSGKLLFSGNIDTIEGDLETFVLQLAEVCA; encoded by the coding sequence ATGGAATCTGCAATATCGATAACAAAGTTATCCAAGATATTTGGCAACATCAGGGCACTCGACGCACTTGATCTTGAGATCGCGAGTGGTGACTCATTTGCGCTTCTTGGACCAAATGGAGCGGGCAAGACAACACTGGTTAAGATCATATCAACGATCATGCGCCCCACCTCAGGGGAGGTCATCGTCGATGGGTATCGGGTGCTCGATGAGAAAGAGAAGGTGAGGGAAAGGCTCGGACTTATATCTCACCAGACATTTCTCTATGATGATCTAAGCGCAGAAGAGAACCTTATCTTCTTCAAAAATCTCTATCATCTGGACAATGGTGGTAAAAGAGTTGAAGAAGTGCTTAAAATGGTTAAATTGTTTCCACGACGGTCCGATGAAGTAAGGACATTCTCAAGGGGAATGAAACAGCGGTTATCCATCGCAAGAGCACTTCTCCACGATCCTCCGATCCTGATTCTGGATGAACCAACATCAGGACTTGATATTGCTGGTAAAAAAGATTTTTACACGATGATTGAGCAATTTAAATCCGAAGGACGAACCATTGTCATCACAACCCACGATATAAATGAAGCCAAGCTTATTGCAGACTCTATCGGAGTTATTATGTCTGGAAAGCTCCTCTTCAGCGGTAATATCGATACCATCGAGGGCGATCTTGAGACGTTTGTACTTCAGCTTGCCGAGGTGTGTGCGTGA
- a CDS encoding Ribosomal protein L6P, archaea has protein sequence MYTKEIEIPDDVKIEIDRGSVKVARGNTEITRELWHPAITITQHDNIIEVATKKNQRNIQALAKTFASHIQNMIEGVTNGFEYRMKVVYSHFPIQLKVEKDHLLIENFLGERSPRKAKIMEGVTVKISGTDLIITGANKEAVGQTAANIEQATRIKRRDQRVFQDGVYIVSKAKGEAA, from the coding sequence ATGTATACTAAAGAAATAGAGATACCAGATGACGTTAAGATCGAAATTGACAGAGGCAGCGTAAAAGTTGCCAGAGGTAACACAGAAATTACCCGCGAGTTGTGGCACCCTGCGATAACGATCACGCAGCATGATAACATTATTGAGGTCGCAACTAAAAAAAATCAACGGAATATCCAGGCACTTGCAAAAACGTTTGCATCACATATTCAGAATATGATTGAAGGTGTCACAAACGGATTTGAGTATCGGATGAAGGTTGTATATTCACACTTCCCGATCCAGCTAAAGGTTGAGAAGGATCACCTCCTGATCGAGAACTTCCTGGGAGAGCGGTCGCCCAGAAAAGCAAAGATCATGGAGGGTGTTACTGTCAAGATCAGTGGCACAGATCTCATCATAACAGGCGCCAACAAGGAGGCTGTTGGACAAACCGCAGCAAATATTGAGCAGGCTACGCGAATAAAACGGCGAGATCAGCGTGTGTTTCAGGATGGAGTTTATATCGTCTCAAAAGCAAAAGGTGAAGCAGCATGA
- a CDS encoding membrane protein: MSGVISILTFGIFLVTFIISIITGIYYAGREEIPNWSFAVAFVCIISIIFYGILEFS; encoded by the coding sequence ATGTCTGGCGTAATCTCTATATTGACATTTGGTATATTCCTCGTTACATTCATCATCTCGATCATAACAGGTATCTACTACGCTGGTCGTGAAGAGATACCCAACTGGAGCTTTGCTGTTGCGTTTGTCTGTATCATCTCAATCATTTTTTATGGGATACTTGAGTTTTCCTGA
- a CDS encoding cobinamide adenolsyltransferase: protein MHVYTGNGKGKTTAALGLAFRAIGHEFKVHIIQFIKSMKMDTYYGELKSAERHHNLTITQFGVGFVGTHDANVDKMVANQALRYAEEVVNSRKYNLVILDEINIAIHYRLIDIDRVIEMIKNKPEELELVLTGRYAADEIIDLADYVTEMRLIKHPYLSNVKSRRGIEY, encoded by the coding sequence GTGCACGTCTATACAGGCAATGGGAAAGGGAAAACAACCGCTGCACTGGGTCTTGCCTTCAGGGCGATCGGGCACGAATTCAAGGTGCACATTATTCAATTCATAAAAAGCATGAAGATGGATACATACTATGGTGAGCTCAAATCAGCCGAGAGGCACCATAATCTCACGATCACACAGTTTGGAGTTGGATTTGTAGGTACACACGATGCAAACGTGGATAAGATGGTTGCAAACCAGGCGCTTCGCTATGCAGAGGAGGTCGTAAACAGCAGGAAATACAACCTCGTCATCCTTGATGAGATCAATATAGCAATCCATTACAGGCTCATCGATATTGATAGAGTGATCGAGATGATCAAAAATAAACCAGAAGAACTTGAGCTTGTACTAACCGGGAGGTATGCAGCGGATGAGATCATCGATCTTGCGGATTATGTAACCGAGATGAGACTGATCAAGCACCCATATCTCAGTAATGTAAAAAGCAGAAGGGGAATCGAGTACTGA
- a CDS encoding Cytochrome c-type biogenesis protein CcmB, which yields MSFTDILTIAKKDLLLEFKSRETLNSMLLFALLTLMLLSFGTGTSAPIIREIGATFLWMILIFVGMIGVFRAFTSEEQRGTLDGLRLAPISAESILLGKIAYNFILLLLVVIILYPLFLVMLDYPLEGSFITGFFVLMLGVAGFAVVSTAISALVLSARARELLLPVILLPIIFPLLAASIKALKTILNGGVLQDVLNECGLITIYIILFLTISLMTFEYAIEAS from the coding sequence GTGAGTTTCACAGATATATTGACGATTGCAAAGAAGGATCTACTTCTTGAGTTCAAAAGTCGGGAAACACTCAACTCGATGCTTCTCTTCGCGCTTCTTACATTGATGCTTCTGAGCTTTGGCACAGGCACATCCGCTCCGATCATAAGAGAGATAGGTGCAACATTTCTCTGGATGATCCTCATATTTGTAGGGATGATCGGAGTATTTCGTGCATTCACATCAGAAGAACAGCGAGGCACACTTGATGGCCTCAGGCTTGCCCCGATAAGTGCTGAATCAATTCTGCTTGGAAAGATCGCGTACAACTTTATACTGCTCCTTCTTGTTGTGATAATCCTCTACCCACTCTTTCTTGTGATGCTCGACTATCCACTTGAGGGGAGTTTCATAACAGGTTTCTTTGTCCTGATGCTCGGTGTCGCCGGGTTTGCGGTGGTTAGCACAGCTATCTCGGCCCTGGTCCTGAGTGCGAGAGCAAGAGAACTTCTCTTACCCGTAATACTCCTTCCGATCATATTTCCACTTCTTGCGGCATCAATAAAAGCCCTCAAAACTATATTGAATGGTGGAGTACTTCAGGATGTCCTGAATGAGTGTGGACTGATTACAATCTACATAATTCTCTTTCTCACAATCTCACTCATGACGTTTGAGTATGCGATTGAGGCGTCGTGA
- a CDS encoding deoxyuridine 5'-triphosphate nucleotidohydrolase, with translation MAEGVKVLSGPNMLKLVENMIDPELQIQPNGVDLTLMAVEKIVDSGSVDFDNSDRRISKSVRLFFDEDDWIMLESGAYKVIFNEIVTIPLDYMAIAFPRSSLLRCGATIETAVWDAGYRGRSEALLLVMNPAGLRLKRDARILQMVFLKLQDEVREDEAYKGIYQFENE, from the coding sequence ATGGCAGAAGGTGTAAAAGTTTTGTCAGGACCAAATATGCTGAAACTTGTTGAGAATATGATCGATCCAGAGCTTCAGATCCAGCCAAACGGAGTCGATCTCACGCTGATGGCAGTTGAGAAGATCGTGGACAGCGGGTCTGTTGACTTTGATAACAGTGATCGCAGGATCTCGAAGAGCGTGAGACTTTTCTTTGATGAGGATGACTGGATCATGCTCGAATCAGGTGCATATAAAGTAATCTTTAACGAGATTGTGACGATTCCGCTCGATTACATGGCAATTGCATTCCCAAGATCGAGCCTGCTTCGGTGTGGAGCTACAATCGAGACCGCAGTATGGGATGCTGGATACAGGGGGAGGAGTGAAGCGCTTTTACTTGTGATGAATCCCGCTGGTTTAAGGCTTAAAAGAGATGCACGCATCCTGCAAATGGTCTTCCTGAAACTTCAGGATGAGGTCAGGGAAGATGAAGCATACAAAGGTATCTATCAGTTTGAGAATGAGTAA
- a CDS encoding membrane protein codes for MKEDIKAILKLWGIIYPFAMAVILYITFLMIFFAEEKAAVITVNEYGEGVAEFLTIPIALVFAGLGQILLIKEAYPRK; via the coding sequence ATGAAAGAGGACATAAAAGCCATCTTAAAATTATGGGGTATTATCTACCCATTTGCGATGGCAGTGATTCTCTATATAACCTTCCTGATGATCTTCTTTGCCGAAGAAAAGGCGGCAGTCATTACGGTGAACGAATATGGAGAAGGTGTAGCAGAATTCCTTACAATACCCATTGCACTGGTTTTTGCCGGTCTTGGGCAAATACTCCTAATAAAGGAAGCGTACCCACGCAAATAG
- a CDS encoding Ribosomal protein L32e encodes MIEKTRLLKVRSRERRDFKRHDLHKKKKLDDKWRRPRGLHNKMRKHIRAKGRYVKSGFGSPCAVRGLHASGYKEILVTSPKVDLAKLDPSECAIRIASTIGKKKRLIIEERARELELKVLNPLRIESEV; translated from the coding sequence ATGATCGAGAAAACGAGACTTCTTAAAGTGAGATCCAGGGAGCGAAGAGATTTCAAGCGGCACGACCTGCACAAAAAAAAGAAACTCGATGATAAATGGCGCCGACCGAGAGGACTTCACAATAAGATGCGAAAGCATATACGTGCCAAAGGAAGGTATGTAAAATCAGGTTTTGGATCGCCCTGTGCGGTAAGGGGACTGCATGCATCGGGTTATAAGGAGATTCTTGTTACATCACCAAAAGTAGATCTCGCAAAGCTCGATCCATCGGAATGCGCGATCAGGATTGCATCCACGATTGGGAAAAAGAAACGCCTTATCATCGAAGAGCGAGCGCGTGAGCTCGAACTGAAGGTTTTAAATCCCCTGAGAATTGAATCAGAAGTCTGA
- a CDS encoding lysylphosphatidylglycerol synthetase: MIWDEKKQWYIGHSLLIAIIVSILSIFLVFHVTATKETIEIINRISPFYLLLGVIFHILGWIVWGVRIKVLSDALGGMLTTRDAVRSVVASLFGAAITPSHAGGEPVRAYLIAKKGGVRIGDAGAIVLFERLLDLLFILLISPIAIFLLRNVLSHTGPRVQLFITASVIMLIFIVIIIIHAICRPAWIKNRFSLIYSILRLFMGGERSKQLITRISAEVDVFLSSLRRFIRVSRARVFFAWLCTIIYWSLEFMIPCLILMGFGEDPEVLMAFASQVVLLILVFIPLTPGSSGVAELGFTTTFSFFVKTSLLGVLVLTWRFITYYMNIIAGSLLGLNIVFRNEKR; this comes from the coding sequence ATGATCTGGGATGAGAAGAAACAGTGGTATATCGGGCACTCACTTCTGATTGCAATTATTGTAAGTATCCTCTCTATATTCCTGGTTTTTCACGTAACTGCTACAAAAGAGACGATAGAAATCATCAACAGGATCTCCCCGTTTTACCTTCTTCTCGGCGTGATATTCCACATCCTCGGATGGATCGTCTGGGGAGTGCGAATAAAGGTGCTGAGTGATGCGCTTGGCGGTATGCTCACAACACGAGATGCAGTTAGAAGTGTGGTTGCAAGTCTCTTTGGTGCTGCGATAACTCCATCACACGCAGGAGGTGAGCCAGTCAGAGCATATCTGATCGCAAAGAAGGGTGGTGTAAGGATTGGCGATGCAGGTGCGATTGTTCTCTTTGAACGTCTTCTCGACCTTCTTTTTATCCTCTTGATCTCACCAATTGCGATATTCCTTCTCAGGAATGTGCTATCTCATACTGGTCCCAGGGTGCAGTTGTTCATTACCGCCTCTGTAATTATGCTGATCTTCATCGTTATCATTATTATCCATGCGATATGTCGTCCGGCGTGGATTAAAAATAGATTTTCATTAATTTACAGTATACTCCGTCTTTTTATGGGTGGTGAAAGATCAAAGCAATTAATCACCAGAATATCTGCAGAGGTGGATGTTTTTCTCTCTTCTCTGCGGAGATTTATCCGTGTTTCCAGGGCCAGAGTTTTTTTTGCATGGCTGTGCACAATCATCTACTGGTCACTTGAGTTTATGATTCCCTGTTTAATCCTGATGGGATTTGGCGAAGATCCAGAGGTTTTGATGGCCTTTGCATCACAGGTCGTGCTACTGATACTTGTTTTTATTCCACTTACCCCGGGAAGCAGCGGTGTTGCTGAACTTGGATTCACAACAACCTTCTCGTTCTTTGTAAAGACTTCCTTGCTTGGTGTTCTGGTTCTTACATGGAGGTTCATCACCTACTACATGAATATCATTGCAGGTAGCCTCCTGGGTCTTAACATCGTATTCAGGAATGAAAAAAGATGA
- a CDS encoding nucleotidyltransferase, with amino-acid sequence MKTIRDPLHGSIELDPLVLELLDTPEMQRLRRIRQLGFSHLVYPGANHTRFEHSLGVYHLAKRVLGLMGIEDPTFEASSLIHDIGHAPFSHVSEELMQRYLGYGHQKIGDIIKKSEIGDILSRNSISVGEILKYIDGKSPIGRILSSEIDIDKMDYILRDSYYTGAAFGLVDCERLIRVIKIHNDEPVIELRGLQVAESLLVTRFLMYSAVYHHHVSRIAGSMFLKGLLDLIESGKLNAQQMARMDEPEIEIFMQDAGGYPSWIIESLKNRRLFKRAIYTGVESFERGKRILDLRGKERRLEEEIGSKAGIDPEYIILDIPSLPEISEQDARILMERGEVKYLFEVSNIVRVLTSAVWDKWRLGVYTREENLDAVAKAAKDVLGISTGMRQNALDVYID; translated from the coding sequence GTGAAGACGATACGGGATCCTCTACACGGCTCTATTGAGCTTGATCCGCTGGTGCTTGAGCTACTTGATACACCAGAGATGCAGCGGCTCAGGCGGATACGGCAGCTTGGGTTCTCACATCTTGTATATCCAGGTGCAAATCACACGCGATTTGAGCACTCACTTGGTGTCTATCACCTTGCAAAGCGTGTACTCGGTCTCATGGGTATCGAGGATCCCACTTTTGAAGCTTCAAGCCTCATCCATGATATCGGGCATGCACCGTTCTCACACGTTAGTGAGGAATTGATGCAGCGATATCTGGGTTATGGACATCAGAAAATCGGTGATATAATTAAGAAAAGTGAGATAGGCGATATTTTATCCCGTAACTCGATAAGCGTTGGTGAGATCCTTAAATATATCGATGGTAAGTCGCCGATTGGAAGAATCCTGAGCAGCGAGATTGATATCGATAAGATGGACTACATTCTCAGGGATTCATACTATACAGGCGCAGCATTCGGTCTTGTTGACTGTGAGCGGTTGATCCGTGTGATTAAGATACATAATGATGAGCCTGTGATCGAGCTTCGGGGGTTGCAGGTTGCTGAGTCGCTGCTTGTCACGAGATTTCTCATGTACTCTGCAGTCTATCACCACCATGTATCGCGTATCGCAGGATCGATGTTTTTGAAAGGGTTGTTGGATCTCATCGAGTCGGGCAAGCTCAATGCGCAACAGATGGCAAGGATGGATGAACCTGAGATTGAGATATTTATGCAGGATGCAGGTGGGTATCCTTCATGGATCATCGAGTCGCTGAAGAATCGGAGGCTATTCAAACGTGCAATCTACACAGGAGTGGAGAGCTTCGAACGAGGTAAGCGGATACTTGATCTTCGTGGAAAAGAACGGCGCCTTGAGGAAGAGATAGGATCTAAGGCAGGTATTGATCCTGAATACATCATCCTTGACATTCCGAGCCTGCCTGAGATCAGTGAGCAGGATGCAAGGATTCTGATGGAAAGGGGGGAGGTTAAATATCTCTTTGAGGTATCAAATATTGTGCGGGTTCTAACAAGTGCTGTATGGGATAAATGGCGGCTTGGGGTTTATACACGAGAGGAGAACCTGGATGCAGTTGCAAAAGCCGCGAAAGATGTGCTTGGCATCAGTACGGGGATGCGGCAGAATGCACTTGATGTTTATATCGATTGA
- a CDS encoding ketol-acid reductoisomerase, whose amino-acid sequence MVTIYYDKDVTVDVLNDKRIAVIGYGSQGSAQAQNLKDSGFDVVVGLRKGRSWDRAVEDGMKVMSVAEAAASADIIHILVPDQDQPAVYTESVLPNLNKGNALGFSHGFNIHFGQITAPEGVDVFMVAPKSPGHLVRRMYLLGQGVPALIAVYKDATGKAKDIGLAFAKGIGSTRAGVIETTFEEETVTDLFGEQVDLCGGVTAMIKAAFEILVEAGYQPEIAYFEALHELKLIVDLIQEGGLSKMWDSVSDTAEYGGLTRGDRVINRDEMYMILEEIQSGVFAREWLLENQAKRPVYNALRTRDKNHEIERVGAKLRAMMDWLDE is encoded by the coding sequence ATGGTTACAATATATTATGATAAGGATGTCACGGTCGATGTGCTTAATGATAAAAGAATTGCAGTCATCGGCTACGGAAGTCAGGGGAGTGCCCAGGCACAGAACCTGAAGGATAGTGGTTTTGATGTTGTTGTTGGACTCAGGAAAGGTAGATCATGGGATCGGGCAGTGGAAGATGGTATGAAGGTTATGTCGGTTGCAGAAGCTGCTGCATCGGCCGATATCATCCATATTCTCGTGCCTGATCAGGATCAGCCCGCGGTTTACACAGAGTCCGTACTACCAAATCTTAACAAAGGAAACGCACTCGGATTCTCTCATGGATTCAATATCCATTTTGGACAGATAACAGCACCGGAGGGTGTGGATGTCTTCATGGTTGCCCCAAAGAGTCCTGGGCATCTTGTGAGAAGAATGTACCTGCTTGGGCAGGGAGTACCCGCACTCATCGCTGTATACAAAGACGCTACAGGCAAAGCAAAAGATATCGGGCTTGCATTTGCAAAGGGAATAGGATCAACGCGTGCAGGCGTGATCGAGACGACATTTGAGGAGGAGACGGTTACAGACCTATTCGGGGAGCAGGTTGATCTCTGTGGGGGTGTAACAGCGATGATAAAGGCCGCGTTCGAGATCCTTGTGGAGGCGGGATACCAGCCAGAGATCGCATACTTCGAGGCACTGCATGAACTCAAGCTGATCGTTGATCTGATACAGGAAGGGGGGCTTTCGAAGATGTGGGACTCGGTATCTGACACGGCAGAATATGGCGGACTCACCAGGGGCGATCGTGTGATAAACCGTGATGAGATGTATATGATCCTTGAGGAGATTCAGTCGGGTGTTTTTGCACGGGAGTGGTTGCTTGAGAATCAGGCAAAGCGCCCTGTTTACAATGCCTTAAGGACGCGCGATAAGAACCATGAGATTGAGAGGGTTGGCGCAAAGCTTCGGGCGATGATGGACTGGCTGGACGAGTGA
- a CDS encoding tryptophanyl-tRNA synthetase translates to MKIDPWGSVRIEDYSKLFDEFGIARFEGMLRKLPDAHRLMRRKVIFGHRGYEMIVDAIVRGEPFAVMSGFMPSGKVHLGGKMVMEEIIYHQQMGGDAFVAIADMEAHSVRGISWRDCERLGVEEYILSLIALGFKPEGHIYFQSKSRTIQDLLFELGCGVNFTELSAIYGLKSDTKISHLTSVLAQSADILQPQLEEFGGPKPTVIPVGADQDPHIRLARDVANRMRMFFVEAREGYISIRGKDIDKKMLEKLEQMFDCKSKLYEAHLDLYGDYTLDEVDRIVREFEIKLGGYGFIPPASTYHRFMSGLTGGKMSSSIPESFIALTEPPESAARKVMRAKTGGRVTLKEQQELGGIPEDCSVYDLLLFHLVEDDHEVEEIYRECVNGKRSCGTCKKLAAELITGFLKDHQDRREDARLRLKEYEVVGVI, encoded by the coding sequence TTGAAGATCGATCCATGGGGTTCTGTCAGGATTGAGGATTATTCAAAGCTCTTTGATGAGTTCGGGATAGCGCGGTTTGAGGGAATGCTCAGGAAGCTTCCAGATGCCCACAGGCTCATGCGAAGAAAGGTGATATTTGGACATCGTGGTTATGAGATGATCGTGGATGCCATCGTAAGAGGTGAGCCTTTTGCGGTCATGAGTGGGTTTATGCCCTCCGGTAAGGTCCACCTTGGCGGAAAGATGGTGATGGAGGAGATAATCTACCATCAGCAGATGGGGGGTGATGCTTTTGTTGCGATCGCTGATATGGAGGCCCACTCAGTGAGAGGGATTTCATGGCGAGACTGTGAACGGCTCGGGGTTGAAGAGTACATCCTGAGCTTAATCGCACTTGGATTTAAGCCTGAAGGCCACATCTACTTCCAGTCAAAGTCCAGAACAATCCAGGATCTTCTATTTGAGCTTGGATGTGGGGTCAACTTCACAGAACTTTCAGCAATCTATGGTCTAAAGAGTGATACAAAGATCTCACATCTTACGAGTGTTCTTGCACAGAGTGCTGACATCCTGCAGCCCCAGCTTGAGGAATTTGGAGGTCCAAAGCCGACTGTGATCCCTGTTGGAGCAGATCAGGATCCACACATCAGACTTGCAAGGGATGTGGCAAACAGGATGCGGATGTTCTTTGTCGAGGCACGGGAGGGTTATATCAGCATCAGGGGGAAAGACATCGATAAAAAGATGCTGGAAAAACTTGAACAGATGTTTGATTGTAAAAGTAAGTTATATGAGGCGCATCTTGATCTCTACGGAGATTACACGCTCGATGAGGTCGATCGGATCGTTAGAGAGTTTGAGATTAAACTCGGCGGCTATGGCTTCATCCCGCCTGCTTCAACCTACCACAGGTTCATGAGCGGGCTTACAGGGGGGAAGATGTCATCAAGTATCCCAGAGAGTTTCATCGCACTCACAGAGCCCCCTGAGTCTGCAGCCAGGAAAGTCATGCGTGCAAAGACCGGTGGCAGGGTAACACTCAAAGAACAGCAGGAGCTTGGCGGAATCCCTGAGGACTGTTCAGTCTATGATCTCCTGCTATTCCATCTTGTGGAGGATGATCATGAGGTTGAGGAGATCTACAGAGAATGTGTGAATGGTAAACGAAGCTGCGGCACGTGTAAGAAGCTTGCAGCAGAGCTTATAACCGGGTTTTTGAAGGATCATCAGGATCGGCGGGAGGATGCAAGGTTGAGATTGAAGGAGTATGAGGTTGTTGGGGTGATTTAA
- a CDS encoding RecA-superfamily ATPase (RecA-superfamily ATPase possibly involved in signal transduction), protein MNNIQGGIGISVAREPTGIKGFDEIIEGGLLAGRVYVTSGPPGSGKTTFSTQFLAQGAMNGSYGAYITLNETVDSIVADMSNYAFNLPKLIELKKLHFVDLGPSAMYGAQEQFDYPMQDYGSPDNIPSPRYIFEKIREYVTDHGITRVVIDSISAIRFLHDDYATEEKSISRFIRNLKSLGCTTIILSEMTDPSTYTIEHFAADGVIFMHNFFDPAKNRMTRGIQVIKMRGTKHDCNIHKAKFTSNGLMVGGKIE, encoded by the coding sequence ATGAATAATATTCAAGGGGGTATTGGCATAAGTGTAGCAAGAGAGCCAACAGGTATAAAAGGGTTTGACGAGATCATCGAAGGTGGACTGCTTGCTGGGCGTGTGTATGTGACGTCAGGACCGCCTGGGAGCGGTAAAACGACCTTCTCCACACAGTTTTTAGCACAGGGTGCGATGAATGGATCGTATGGAGCATATATCACGCTGAATGAGACGGTCGACAGTATCGTTGCCGATATGTCAAATTACGCCTTCAATCTTCCAAAGCTGATAGAACTCAAGAAGCTGCACTTTGTAGATCTTGGACCCTCTGCCATGTATGGTGCACAGGAGCAGTTTGATTATCCGATGCAGGACTATGGGTCCCCCGATAATATTCCATCCCCAAGATATATCTTTGAGAAGATACGGGAATATGTGACTGATCATGGAATAACGAGGGTTGTTATTGACTCAATCTCTGCCATCAGATTCCTGCACGATGATTACGCAACAGAGGAAAAATCAATCAGCCGTTTCATCAGAAATCTGAAGAGTCTTGGCTGTACAACGATCATTCTCTCCGAGATGACAGACCCTTCAACCTATACGATCGAGCACTTTGCAGCAGATGGTGTGATATTTATGCACAATTTTTTTGATCCTGCAAAGAACAGGATGACAAGGGGTATCCAGGTAATAAAGATGCGGGGCACGAAACATGACTGCAACATTCACAAAGCAAAATTTACAAGCAATGGACTTATGGTAGGTGGCAAGATAGAGTAG